The genomic region accctcaaatATGCAAGATATGGAAGTATATATTTGTTACTTTTAATGAttgagaataataaaaaaaaaataacatgaagaataatagtaataataaaaaaaaaacaataatatatatatatgtatatggaaGGGAGATGGTGTGAATTCGTAGGATGAGGCTTTCATTCCTCACCATTCATCAAAGATAATACAAAAGCACCAAACTATATTGCAACCCTTTATTCCTCCTTTTGTTATTACATCAACACCAAGTTTAGGAGTCTCCAACAGTTGTAATAATTTGAGGAATATGGCACTCAGAATGTGGGCTTCTTCTACAGCCAATGCCCTCAAACTCTCTACTGCTGCTTCAAAATCTCCTGCTTTTTCACTCTCCAGATGCTTCTCTACTGGTATGTAACCAAATCTATTATCACTCTTAATTTATCCCTTTCTGTTTATTTTCTGTACTGCAAAATAATGGATTTTTGCAGTGTTGGAGGGGTTCAAGTATGCTAATTCACATGAATGGGTGAAGCATGATGGCCCTGTAGCCACCGTTGGAATCACTCACCATGCCCAGGttttattctctctctctctcgatatatatatatgtgtgtgtgtgtgtgtttggagCATCTCATGATGTCCTTTTTGTGATTCGAGTAGGATAAGGTGTTAGGTAATATATTGTGTTTAtttatgatatgtttggatataCCTCCATAATGAGTAGATAGTATGATAATTTCGGCTTGCGTTTGAGGCTGTCAGCTTAGTAAGAAGTTTTGAGTTTGAGTTTCAtgaatgtaaatatttatttatttgttgtaatGAAATTGTTGATGTAATCGATAAGGATATGATACTTTAGTATAGTGAAAGATGTAATGACGGCATATTAAGGGGGGAAAAACAGTTAAAATTATTGGccttatcatattttttgaaggaaagaaaaaccTTTTTGGCCATCAATGCCAAATGGATGTGAACATGACCTTTGAGTGATACTACTGCATGTTCTTAGGACCATCTAGGAGAAGTGGTGTTTGTGGAGCTGCCGGAGGCAGGGAAACCGGTGACGCAAGGCGATTCTTTTGGATCGGTCGAGAGTGTAAAGGCGACGAGCGATGTGAACTCTCCCATCTCCGGTGAGATTGTGGAGATCAACGCGAAGCTCAAAGAAACTCCTGGATTGGTACGTAAAAATTACTCGTTGTAataaattgacattttttttgtggaaaaatgaaatgttTGGTTCTTGTGTTTGCAATAATGGGGATGAAGATCAACACAAGCCCATATGAAGATGGATGGATGATAAAGGTGAAGCCCTCCAATCCTTCTGAATTGGAATCCTT from Sesamum indicum cultivar Zhongzhi No. 13 linkage group LG3, S_indicum_v1.0, whole genome shotgun sequence harbors:
- the LOC105157265 gene encoding glycine cleavage system H protein 3, mitochondrial-like produces the protein MALRMWASSTANALKLSTAASKSPAFSLSRCFSTVLEGFKYANSHEWVKHDGPVATVGITHHAQDHLGEVVFVELPEAGKPVTQGDSFGSVESVKATSDVNSPISGEIVEINAKLKETPGLINTSPYEDGWMIKVKPSNPSELESLMGPKEYTKFCEEEDAAH